A single genomic interval of Microbulbifer variabilis harbors:
- the rplE gene encoding 50S ribosomal protein L5: protein MAKLKELYTKDLVAKLKEELGLENVMAVPRITKITINMGVGEAIGDKKVLEHAVNDMTAITGQKPIVTKARKSIAGFKIRDGWPIGCKVTLRGERMYEFLERLVDIAIPRIRDFRGISPKQFDGRGNFSMGVTEQIIFPEIDYDKVDKLRGLDICITTTAANDDQGRALLKAFNFPFKG from the coding sequence ATGGCAAAGCTTAAAGAGCTCTACACTAAGGACCTCGTGGCCAAGCTAAAAGAAGAGCTTGGTCTCGAGAATGTGATGGCAGTGCCGCGCATCACCAAGATCACCATCAACATGGGTGTTGGTGAAGCGATTGGTGATAAGAAGGTGCTGGAGCACGCTGTCAACGATATGACAGCAATTACTGGTCAAAAGCCCATCGTTACTAAAGCGCGCAAATCTATTGCGGGCTTTAAGATTCGCGACGGTTGGCCGATCGGCTGCAAGGTAACTCTGCGCGGTGAGCGCATGTATGAGTTCCTGGAGCGTTTGGTTGATATCGCGATTCCTCGTATCCGCGACTTCCGTGGCATTAGCCCGAAGCAGTTCGACGGCCGCGGTAACTTCTCTATGGGCGTGACTGAGCAAATCATCTTCCCGGAAATTGACTACGACAAAGTAGACAAGCTCCGCGGTCTGGATATTTGTATTACCACTACAGCTGCAAACGACGATCAAGGTCGTGCGCTGCTGAAAGCGTTCAACTTCCCTTTCAAGGGTTAA
- the rpsN gene encoding 30S ribosomal protein S14, with amino-acid sequence MAKKSMIARENKRARTAAKYAEKRQELKAIIASSTASEEEQWEAQLKLQKMPRDASPVRQQRRCRITGRPHAVYRKFGLCRNKLREAAMRGDVPGLVKSSW; translated from the coding sequence ATGGCGAAGAAATCCATGATTGCGCGCGAAAATAAGCGCGCTCGAACCGCAGCTAAGTACGCCGAAAAGCGTCAAGAGCTGAAGGCGATCATCGCCAGTTCCACTGCTTCCGAAGAGGAGCAGTGGGAGGCTCAACTCAAGCTGCAGAAAATGCCGCGCGATGCAAGCCCGGTACGTCAGCAACGCCGCTGTCGTATTACTGGTCGCCCCCACGCTGTATACCGCAAGTTCGGCCTGTGCCGTAACAAGCTTCGCGAAGCTGCGATGCGTGGTGATGTTCCTGGCCTCGTGAAGTCCAGCTGGTAA
- the rpsH gene encoding 30S ribosomal protein S8: MSMQDPLADMLTRIRNALARGKAEVTLPSSKLKVAVAKVLKDEGYVTDLNVSEGAKPELTIALKYFQGKPVIAELNRVSRPGLRAYTGKKALPTVRGGLGIAIVSTSNGVMTDRAARQAGVGGEVLCTVF, from the coding sequence ATGAGTATGCAAGATCCGTTGGCAGATATGCTGACTCGCATCCGCAATGCCCTGGCACGCGGAAAGGCGGAAGTCACCCTGCCATCATCCAAACTGAAAGTAGCAGTGGCCAAAGTCCTAAAAGACGAAGGTTACGTTACTGATTTAAATGTAAGCGAAGGCGCAAAGCCGGAACTGACCATTGCTCTGAAATACTTCCAGGGCAAGCCGGTTATTGCCGAGCTGAATCGCGTTTCCCGTCCGGGCCTGCGCGCTTACACTGGTAAAAAAGCTCTGCCTACCGTACGCGGTGGCCTGGGTATCGCGATCGTTTCCACCTCTAATGGTGTGATGACTGATCGCGCTGCACGCCAGGCTGGTGTCGGTGGCGAAGTGCTTTGCACCGTATTCTAA
- the rplF gene encoding 50S ribosomal protein L6, with the protein MSRVANSPVVLPAGVTVDLKGQNIAVKGGIGNLDMVIHGDVEVSQAESQLTFAARNNSKQAKALAGTTRALVNNMVIGVSKGFEKKLQLLGVGYRAKAAGKAVNLTLGFSHPIDYQLPEGVTAETPSQTEIVLKSSNKQLLGQVAAEIRAFRPPEPYKGKGVRYADERVYRKEAKKK; encoded by the coding sequence ATGTCTCGAGTAGCAAATAGTCCGGTAGTTCTCCCCGCAGGTGTTACCGTAGACCTGAAAGGTCAGAACATCGCTGTTAAAGGCGGTATCGGTAACCTGGATATGGTTATTCACGGTGATGTAGAAGTAAGCCAGGCTGAAAGCCAGCTGACTTTTGCCGCGCGCAATAACTCCAAACAGGCCAAAGCGCTGGCGGGTACTACCCGTGCTCTGGTCAATAACATGGTGATAGGCGTAAGCAAGGGCTTCGAGAAGAAGCTGCAGTTGCTGGGTGTTGGTTATCGTGCGAAAGCCGCCGGTAAAGCGGTTAACCTTACCCTGGGCTTCTCCCATCCGATCGATTATCAGTTGCCGGAAGGTGTGACTGCGGAAACGCCATCCCAGACTGAAATCGTACTTAAGAGCAGCAATAAACAGCTGCTGGGCCAAGTGGCCGCTGAGATCCGTGCGTTCCGTCCGCCGGAGCCCTACAAAGGTAAGGGTGTCCGTTATGCCGATGAACGCGTGTATCGCAAAGAGGCCAAGAAGAAGTAA
- the rplR gene encoding 50S ribosomal protein L18, with translation MNVKKASRLRRARRARAKIRELGAVRLTVNRTPRHIYAQILSAEGNAVLASASTLDKDLREGKTGNVDAASAVGKLIAERAKAAGVEEVAFDRSGFKFHGRVKALADAAREAGLKF, from the coding sequence ATGAACGTTAAGAAAGCATCTCGCTTGCGTCGTGCACGTCGTGCCCGCGCCAAGATCCGTGAGCTGGGCGCCGTTCGCCTCACCGTGAACCGCACACCGCGTCACATTTACGCACAGATCCTGTCTGCCGAAGGCAATGCGGTATTGGCTTCCGCCTCTACCCTGGACAAGGACCTGCGCGAAGGTAAAACCGGTAACGTCGACGCCGCTTCCGCGGTTGGCAAACTGATCGCTGAGCGCGCGAAAGCCGCTGGTGTTGAAGAAGTTGCCTTCGATCGCAGTGGCTTCAAGTTCCATGGCCGTGTAAAGGCTCTGGCTGACGCTGCCCGCGAAGCCGGTCTGAAATTCTAA
- the rpsE gene encoding 30S ribosomal protein S5: MAREKDKSNDEGLQEKLVQVNRVAKTVKGGRIFAFTALTVVGDGNGRVGFGRGKAREVPVAIQKAMEAARRNMIQVELNGDTIQYATNGRHGGSKVYMQPASQGTGVIAGGAMRSVLEMAGVHNVLAKCYGSTNPVNVVRATFKALDQMQSPEDVAAKRGKSVEEILG; encoded by the coding sequence ATGGCTAGAGAGAAAGACAAAAGCAACGACGAAGGCCTGCAGGAGAAGCTGGTCCAGGTCAATCGCGTTGCCAAGACTGTTAAAGGTGGTCGTATCTTCGCCTTTACCGCACTGACCGTAGTTGGTGACGGCAATGGCCGTGTCGGTTTCGGGCGTGGCAAGGCGCGTGAAGTGCCTGTTGCGATCCAGAAAGCGATGGAAGCTGCACGCCGCAACATGATCCAGGTAGAGCTGAATGGTGACACCATCCAGTACGCTACCAATGGTCGCCACGGCGGTTCCAAGGTTTACATGCAGCCCGCCTCCCAGGGTACCGGTGTAATTGCCGGCGGTGCCATGCGCTCCGTACTGGAAATGGCTGGTGTACACAACGTACTGGCTAAGTGCTACGGCTCCACCAACCCGGTGAACGTAGTACGTGCAACTTTCAAAGCTCTGGATCAAATGCAGAGCCCGGAAGATGTAGCTGCCAAGCGCGGTAAATCAGTCGAAGAGATTCTGGGCTAA
- the rpmD gene encoding 50S ribosomal protein L30, with the protein MAKKTIKVTQTKSINGRLKSHQACVAGLGLRRIGHTVEVEDTPSVRGMINKVNYLVKVEGE; encoded by the coding sequence ATGGCTAAGAAGACCATTAAAGTCACCCAGACCAAAAGCATCAACGGACGCCTGAAAAGTCATCAGGCGTGCGTTGCGGGTCTGGGCCTGCGCCGCATCGGCCACACAGTGGAAGTGGAAGATACTCCTTCCGTACGCGGCATGATCAACAAAGTAAACTACCTGGTTAAGGTTGAGGGGGAATAA
- the rplO gene encoding 50S ribosomal protein L15, with protein MRLNDLSPAQGHKHSAKRVGRGIGSGLGKTGGRGHKGQKARSGGSVRPGFEGGQMPLQKRLPKYGFTARVSRFTAEVRLAELAKVESDVIDLAALKNADIIGSHIKRAKVFLSGELTKAVTVKGLGVTKGAKAAIEAAGGKIED; from the coding sequence ATGCGTTTGAATGACCTGTCTCCCGCACAAGGCCACAAGCACAGCGCCAAGCGCGTTGGCCGTGGTATTGGTAGTGGTTTAGGTAAGACCGGTGGCCGCGGCCACAAAGGTCAAAAAGCGCGTTCCGGCGGCAGCGTTCGTCCGGGCTTCGAAGGCGGTCAGATGCCTTTGCAGAAGCGTCTGCCTAAGTACGGTTTCACCGCTCGTGTTTCTCGCTTCACCGCAGAAGTACGTCTGGCAGAGCTGGCCAAGGTAGAAAGTGACGTAATCGATTTGGCAGCGCTGAAGAATGCCGATATCATCGGCAGCCATATTAAACGCGCCAAAGTGTTTCTCTCAGGCGAGCTGACTAAAGCTGTAACCGTAAAGGGGCTGGGAGTGACCAAAGGTGCAAAGGCGGCTATCGAAGCTGCTGGCGGTAAAATAGAAGACTAA
- the secY gene encoding preprotein translocase subunit SecY, whose amino-acid sequence MARPGSGGNPLGNSKGLGELWARLRFLFLAILVYRLGTHIPVPGIDPEKLSNMFSQNQGTILGLFNMFSGGALERMSILALGIMPYISASIIMQLMSAVTPSLEALKKEGEAGRRKINQYTRYLTVVLALIQGIGMAFGLAGQNLAYSPEPAFGFYFVAVTSLVTGAVFMMWLGEQITERGVGNGISMLIFAGIVAGLPGAIGQAFEQARQGELHILMLLIIGVIALAVVFFVVVMERGQRRITINHARRQAGRYSAAPAAQASHLPLKVNMAGVIPVIFASSILLFPATLAQWFGQGGEGVGAQILQWMALQLGPGQPLNIILFALLIGFFCFFYTALMFNPNEVADNLKKSGAYVPGIRPGEQTARYIDSVLTRLTLVGAVYIALVSLLPQFLVVGFNVPFYLGGTSLLIVVVVVMDFMAQVQSHLLSHQYEGLMKKANLQSYGRR is encoded by the coding sequence ATGGCACGACCAGGATCCGGTGGAAATCCCCTGGGCAACAGCAAGGGATTGGGTGAGCTCTGGGCTCGCCTTCGTTTTCTGTTTCTAGCGATACTTGTTTATCGTTTGGGAACACACATTCCGGTGCCCGGCATTGATCCGGAAAAGCTGTCAAACATGTTTAGCCAGAACCAGGGAACCATCCTTGGTCTGTTTAACATGTTTTCAGGCGGCGCCCTGGAACGGATGAGTATTCTGGCTTTGGGCATCATGCCCTACATCTCCGCATCCATCATTATGCAATTGATGAGTGCGGTGACTCCCTCTCTGGAAGCGTTGAAGAAAGAAGGGGAGGCCGGAAGGCGTAAGATCAACCAGTACACCCGTTATCTGACGGTGGTGTTGGCCCTGATTCAGGGTATCGGCATGGCCTTCGGGTTGGCAGGGCAAAATCTGGCTTACTCACCTGAGCCTGCGTTTGGTTTTTACTTTGTGGCGGTAACGTCACTGGTGACCGGTGCCGTATTCATGATGTGGCTCGGTGAGCAGATCACTGAGCGCGGTGTGGGCAACGGCATTTCCATGCTGATTTTTGCCGGTATCGTTGCTGGGTTACCCGGCGCTATCGGACAGGCGTTTGAGCAGGCCCGACAGGGTGAGTTGCATATTCTTATGCTGCTTATCATCGGTGTTATCGCTTTAGCTGTGGTGTTCTTTGTTGTAGTAATGGAGCGCGGTCAGCGCCGAATTACGATCAACCACGCCAGACGACAAGCCGGTCGCTACTCCGCAGCTCCGGCTGCGCAGGCGAGCCACCTGCCTCTGAAGGTGAATATGGCCGGTGTTATCCCGGTGATCTTCGCCAGCAGTATCCTGCTATTCCCAGCGACGCTGGCACAGTGGTTTGGACAAGGTGGTGAAGGTGTCGGTGCCCAGATTCTGCAGTGGATGGCATTGCAGCTGGGGCCAGGGCAGCCGCTGAACATTATTCTGTTCGCACTGCTGATTGGTTTCTTCTGTTTCTTCTATACGGCGTTGATGTTCAACCCGAATGAAGTTGCAGATAACCTGAAAAAGTCTGGTGCCTATGTACCTGGTATTCGTCCAGGTGAGCAGACAGCCCGCTATATCGATAGTGTGTTGACCCGACTCACTCTGGTAGGTGCTGTGTATATCGCACTGGTATCCCTGCTGCCGCAGTTCCTGGTGGTTGGGTTTAATGTTCCCTTCTATCTGGGGGGTACCTCATTGCTGATCGTTGTAGTAGTAGTGATGGACTTTATGGCACAGGTACAATCGCATCTGTTGTCACACCAGTACGAAGGCTTGATGAAAAAAGCGAACCTGCAAAGCTACGGTCGTCGCTAG
- the rpmJ gene encoding 50S ribosomal protein L36 — MKVRASVKKICRNCKIVRRKGVLRVICSAEPRHKQRQG, encoded by the coding sequence ATGAAAGTACGCGCTTCTGTAAAAAAGATCTGCCGTAACTGCAAAATCGTGCGTCGCAAGGGCGTTCTGCGGGTAATCTGCAGCGCTGAGCCACGTCACAAGCAGCGTCAAGGCTAA
- the rpsM gene encoding 30S ribosomal protein S13, translated as MARIAGVNVPDHKHAVISLTHIYGVGLTTAKSILAAVGIAESTKIRDLSEEQIETIRGEVAKLTVEGDLRREVSMNIKRLMDLGCYRGLRHRRSLPLRGQRTKTNARTRKGPRKPIRK; from the coding sequence ATGGCACGTATTGCTGGTGTCAATGTACCAGACCACAAGCACGCCGTGATCTCCCTGACCCACATTTATGGGGTAGGTCTTACTACGGCTAAGTCTATTTTGGCAGCGGTTGGTATCGCTGAATCCACCAAAATCCGCGACCTGTCTGAAGAGCAGATCGAAACCATCCGCGGTGAAGTTGCAAAGCTTACCGTAGAAGGCGACCTGCGCCGTGAAGTATCCATGAACATCAAGCGTTTGATGGACCTGGGTTGCTATCGCGGTCTGCGTCACCGTCGCAGCTTGCCGCTGCGTGGTCAGCGCACCAAGACCAATGCTCGTACCCGTAAGGGTCCGCGCAAGCCGATTCGCAAGTAA
- the rpsK gene encoding 30S ribosomal protein S11: MAKPKTTVRKKVKKTVVDGIAHIHASFNNTIVTITDRQGNTLSWATAGGSGFRGSRKSTPFAAQVAAERAGTAAQEYGLKNLDVEVKGPGPGRESAVRALNNCGYKITNITDVTPIPHNGCRPPKKRRV, encoded by the coding sequence ATGGCTAAGCCAAAAACTACTGTTCGCAAAAAGGTCAAAAAGACCGTTGTCGACGGTATTGCCCACATCCACGCATCGTTCAACAACACGATCGTGACGATCACTGATCGCCAGGGTAATACCCTCAGCTGGGCCACCGCAGGTGGATCTGGCTTCCGTGGCTCACGTAAGAGCACCCCGTTTGCAGCCCAGGTTGCCGCTGAGCGCGCAGGTACTGCAGCTCAGGAATACGGCCTGAAAAACCTCGACGTAGAAGTGAAGGGCCCTGGCCCCGGTCGCGAATCCGCTGTTCGCGCACTGAACAACTGCGGCTACAAAATCACCAACATCACCGACGTGACGCCTATCCCGCATAACGGATGTCGTCCGCCCAAGAAACGTCGCGTGTAA
- the rpsD gene encoding 30S ribosomal protein S4, whose amino-acid sequence MARYIGPKCKLSRREGTDLQLKSGVRPHDSKCRAESKPGQHGAGRGRLSDYGIQLREKQKVRRIYGVLEKQFRNYYKEAARLKGATGENLLQLLEQRLDNVVYRMGFGSTRSEARQLVSHKAILVNGTTVNIPSFQVKEGDVIAVREKAKKQLRIQNSVSLAAQRGDVEWVDVNASKLEGTFKRTPDRVDLPAEINENLIVELYSK is encoded by the coding sequence ATGGCACGTTATATTGGACCAAAATGTAAACTGTCCCGTCGTGAAGGGACTGACCTGCAGCTGAAGAGTGGTGTACGTCCGCACGACTCCAAGTGTCGCGCAGAATCTAAGCCCGGTCAGCATGGCGCTGGTCGCGGCCGTCTGTCCGACTACGGCATCCAGCTGCGTGAAAAGCAAAAAGTTCGTCGTATCTACGGCGTACTGGAAAAGCAGTTCCGTAACTACTATAAGGAAGCAGCACGTCTGAAGGGCGCTACAGGTGAAAACCTGCTGCAACTTCTCGAGCAGCGTCTGGACAACGTGGTTTACCGCATGGGCTTCGGCTCAACTCGCTCTGAAGCGCGTCAGCTGGTTTCCCACAAAGCAATTCTTGTAAACGGCACTACCGTTAACATCCCTTCTTTCCAAGTTAAAGAAGGCGACGTTATCGCTGTACGTGAGAAAGCCAAGAAGCAGCTGCGTATCCAGAATTCCGTTTCCCTCGCTGCCCAGCGTGGCGATGTCGAGTGGGTAGACGTAAACGCGAGCAAACTGGAAGGCACTTTTAAGCGCACTCCGGATCGTGTCGATCTGCCGGCAGAGATCAACGAAAACCTTATTGTGGAACTGTACTCCAAGTAA
- a CDS encoding DNA-directed RNA polymerase subunit alpha, with translation MQTAVNEFLTPRRIDVTEYNPNHAKVVLEPLERGFGHTLGNALRRILLSSMPGCAVTEVEIDGVEHEYSAIEGVQEDVIEILLNLKEIAVVMHGKDQAVLSLSKKGPGAVTAGDIQVDHDIEIVNPEHVIANITGDVELNLRLTVARGRGYQPADARRDEEEESRAIGRLQLDASYSPVRRVSYSVESARVEQRTDLDKLVLDLETNGTLDPEEAIRRAATILQQQLAVFVDLEGEKDAQPKAEEPEVDPVLLRPVDDLELTVRSANCLKAENIYYIGDLIQRTEVELLKTPNLGKKSLTEIKDVLASRGLSLGMRLENWPPASLKGDSKLSPL, from the coding sequence ATGCAGACTGCTGTCAACGAGTTTTTGACACCGCGTCGTATTGACGTCACCGAGTACAATCCGAATCACGCCAAAGTGGTTCTGGAGCCCCTGGAGCGTGGTTTCGGCCACACTCTTGGCAATGCGCTGCGTCGCATCCTGCTGTCCTCCATGCCGGGCTGCGCCGTCACCGAAGTAGAAATCGACGGTGTCGAGCACGAGTACAGCGCGATTGAAGGTGTGCAAGAAGATGTTATTGAAATCTTGCTCAACCTGAAAGAAATCGCGGTTGTTATGCACGGCAAAGATCAGGCGGTATTAAGCCTGAGCAAGAAGGGCCCGGGTGCAGTGACCGCTGGAGATATCCAGGTAGATCACGATATCGAGATTGTGAATCCTGAACACGTGATTGCCAATATCACAGGTGATGTAGAACTCAACCTGCGACTCACTGTTGCGCGTGGGCGTGGTTATCAGCCCGCCGATGCTCGCCGTGATGAGGAAGAGGAAAGCCGCGCGATTGGCCGTCTGCAGCTGGACGCATCTTACAGCCCGGTTCGCCGTGTATCTTACAGCGTGGAAAGCGCGCGTGTAGAGCAGCGTACCGATCTGGATAAGCTGGTTTTGGACCTGGAGACCAATGGTACTCTGGACCCAGAAGAAGCTATTCGTCGTGCAGCCACTATTCTGCAGCAACAGCTGGCAGTATTTGTGGACCTGGAAGGCGAGAAAGATGCGCAACCGAAGGCGGAAGAGCCCGAAGTTGACCCAGTATTGCTGCGCCCGGTTGACGACCTGGAACTCACCGTACGTTCGGCTAACTGTCTGAAAGCGGAAAACATCTACTACATCGGTGACCTGATTCAGCGCACTGAAGTAGAGCTGCTGAAGACTCCGAACCTTGGCAAGAAGTCTCTGACTGAAATCAAGGATGTACTGGCTTCCCGTGGTTTGTCACTGGGTATGCGTCTGGAAAACTGGCCACCGGCCAGCCTTAAAGGCGATAGCAAATTAAGCCCCCTGTAA
- the rplQ gene encoding 50S ribosomal protein L17: MRHRYSGRKFSRTSAHRKAMFKNMTASLVEHELIKTTLPKAKELRRVAEPLITLAKKDSVANRRLAFARIRDKDAVRKLFDELGPRYEARPGGYIRILKCGFRAGDKAPMAYVELVDRPQVEDEAAEA; the protein is encoded by the coding sequence ATGCGTCATCGCTATAGTGGCCGTAAATTCAGCCGTACCAGCGCTCACCGCAAGGCCATGTTCAAGAACATGACCGCTTCTCTGGTAGAGCACGAACTGATCAAAACTACACTGCCAAAAGCCAAGGAGCTGCGTCGCGTCGCCGAGCCGCTGATTACCCTGGCTAAGAAAGACAGTGTTGCCAACCGTCGTCTGGCTTTCGCTCGTATCCGTGATAAGGATGCTGTGCGTAAGCTGTTCGATGAGCTGGGTCCTCGTTACGAAGCCCGTCCAGGTGGATATATCCGTATCCTGAAGTGTGGTTTCCGCGCTGGTGACAAAGCACCGATGGCTTACGTAGAACTGGTGGATCGTCCACAAGTTGAAGACGAAGCTGCTGAAGCATAA
- a CDS encoding YeaC family protein: MPFEQLLNNLNPQIVASLRRAIELGKWPSGVVITAEQRSLCAEAVASWEAQNLPKEQQLGYVAPKTSKDPCSAKKGDEQPLSWV; this comes from the coding sequence ATGCCTTTTGAGCAGTTGTTAAATAATTTGAACCCGCAAATTGTTGCCAGCCTGCGGCGAGCAATTGAGTTGGGCAAATGGCCCAGTGGTGTTGTGATTACTGCAGAGCAACGTAGTCTCTGTGCAGAGGCGGTTGCCAGCTGGGAGGCCCAAAATCTGCCTAAAGAGCAGCAGCTAGGCTATGTAGCACCAAAGACCTCCAAAGACCCCTGTTCTGCTAAAAAAGGTGATGAACAACCTTTGAGCTGGGTATAA